In Cryptococcus tetragattii IND107 chromosome 5, whole genome shotgun sequence, one genomic interval encodes:
- a CDS encoding ubiquitin-like protein ATG12 yields MATATPALDRLSPAQAQPAETCFVVRFKSIGSAPIMKNNVFKATAGHKFQAVIMFLRQQLGMKKEDSLFTYINAAFAPAPDDTVGNLYKSFGTEGHLIVNYSNTQAWG; encoded by the exons ATGGCCACAGCAACACCCGCTTTGGATCGCCTTTCACCTGCCCAGGCGCAACCAGCAG AAACTTGTT TCGTCGTGCGCTTCAAGTCGATTGGTTCAGCGCCGATCATGAAGAACAATGTCTTCAAAGCCACTGCAGGGCACAAGTTCCAAGCAGTCATCATGTTTCTACGGCAACAATTGGgtatgaagaaagaagattcCTTG TTTACATATATCAACGCTGCCTTTGCACCAGCTCCTGATGACACTGTAGGAAACCTGTATAAATCCTTTGGTACAGAAGGACACCTAATAGTAAATTACAG TAATACTCAGGCCTGGGGTTGA